A section of the Xiphias gladius isolate SHS-SW01 ecotype Sanya breed wild chromosome 8, ASM1685928v1, whole genome shotgun sequence genome encodes:
- the commd4 gene encoding COMM domain-containing protein 4: protein MRFRFCGDLDCPDWVLAEISTLAKISSVKMKLLCAQVLKDLLGEGIDYDKVAKLTADAKFESGDIKASVAVLSFIFSSAAKHDVDSESLSSELQQLGLPKEHTTGLCKSYEDKHSTLQDKLRETSLRLGRLEAVSWRVDYTLSSSELREVNEPVIQLKLQAQGAESGSTETTVVSVSADKFRVLLAELKQAQAMMNALQ from the exons ATG CGGTTCCGTTTCTGCGGAGATTTGGACTGCCCAGACTGGGTGCTTGCCGAAATTAGCACATTAGCGAAAATT TCAAGTGTCAAGATGAAACTCCTTTGCGCTCAAGTGCTGAAGGATTTGCTTGGGGAGGGCATTGAT TATGACAAGGTTGCAAAGCTTACTGCAGATGCAAAGTTTG AGAGCGGAGACATCAAAGCTAGTGTCGCAGTGCTCAGCTTCATTTTCTCCAGTGCAGCAAAGCACGATGTTGACAGTGAATCTCTGTCCAGTGAGCTGCAGCAGCTTGGCCTGCCTAAAG AACACACAACGGGGCTCTGCAAATCATACGAAGACAAGCACTCTACGCTGCAAGACAAACTAAGAGAGACGAGCCTGAGAT TGGGACGACTGGAGGCTGTGTCATGGCGAGTTGACTACACTCTGAGTTCCAGTGAGCTGCGAGAGGTGAATGAACCAGTGATTCAGCTTAAACTCCAAGCACAGGGAGCAGAGTCGGGCTCCACAGAGACAActgttgtctctgtttctgctgataAGTTCAGAGTCCTGCTTGCAG agctgaaacaagCCCAGGCTATGATGAATGCACTACAATAA
- the man2c1 gene encoding alpha-mannosidase 2C1 — MYHRPVLKNRRTLLERAEKFVSDVYFADCNLRGRLYGDSCPLESLSSFLSPKRITFTEASKQNFAPYQVGDTFGPTWWTCWFKVSLKIPESWRGKEVHLLWESDGEAMVWRDGQPVQGLTKEGEKTSYILSECLKDEEPHSVTLYVEMACNGLFGAGQGSFIAAPEPNRTFSVQRAELVVFNQDVRELLTDFEMLIDIVKELGEGAQRGYQALFTVNEMVNLCDPSDPSSFSKTHSLAHNFFNQRNGQSQHTAHAMGHCHIDSAWLWPYEETIRKCGRSWVTVIRLMEKNPEFVFTCSQAQQFQWVKTWYPGLFSQIQHFVKKGQFIPVGGTWVEMDGNLPSGESMVRQFLEGQRFFSQEFGIHCKEFWLPDTFGYSAQLPQIMQGCGISNFLTQKLSWNLVNTFPHNTFFWEGLDGSKVLTHFPPGNSYEMKGKVEDLVKTMTNNKDKGRANHSAVLFGYGDGGGGPTQLMIDRLHRVQDTDGLPRVQTSTPEMLFSQLRADSALLCTWTGELFLELHNGTYTTQAQIKRGNRQCETLLHDVEIASSLALCREKTFKYPVEKLQELWRLLLLNQFHDVIPGSCIEMVVEDALRHYEDIRSDGGALLRDACGALGSKGNSAGVFNSLPWERHEVIQIQDEAGNPDLALVRVPSVGLSPVRDTHPLAPVSVTVQADGTVVMENGILETVVAKDGTLASLYLLSANREAISDSCHGNQFVMFDDVPLYWDAWDVMDYHLQTRKPVLEVVQPVHVVSSGGLRGSVSFTLRISDKSTITQEIVMDAVCPYIKFNTEVKWAESHKFLKVEFPVRVRNPNATYEIQFGHLQRPTHRNTSWDWARFEVWGHKWADFSEHNFGVALLNDCKYGYSVHKNTMTLSLLRAPKAPDANADMGTHRFTYAIMPHTGSFQDASVIRCAYNLNFPLRLIQCTPDAVPWSAFSVSTEAVILETIKQAEDRKGALVVRLFESHGSSVTATLRATIPVREAWHCDLLERQDPTKPAYIMSEGITLNFSPFQIVSLLLIL, encoded by the exons ATGTATCACCGGCCCGTGCTGAAGAACAGGCGCACTCTCCTCGAGAGGGCAGAGAAATTCGTCTCTGATGTTTATTTCGCAGACTGCAACCTGAGAGGGCG ACTCTATGGAGACTCTTGCCCGCTGGaatccctctcctccttcttgtCCCCTAAACGGATCACATTCACAGAAGCTTCCAAGCAGAACTTTGCACCTTATCAAGTTGGCGATACCTTTGGACCGAC GTGGTGGACCTGCTGGTTTAAGGTGTCCCTGAAAATCCCTGAGTcctggagagggaaagaggttCATCTTCTGTGGGAGAGTGATGGGGAAGCCATGGTATGGAGAGATGGACAGCCAGTTCAG GGCCTGACTAAAGAGGGTGAAAAGACGAGTTACATCCTTTCTGAATGTCTGAAAGATGAGGAGCCACACAG tGTCACCCTTTATGTGGAGATGGCCTGTAATGGGCTTTTTGGAGCTGGTCAAGGGTCCTTTATTGCAGCTCCAGAGCCCAACAGGACGTTTTCTGTACAGAGAGCTGAGCTAGTGGTATTTAACCAGGATGTAAGGGAGCTGCTGACTGATTTTGAGATGCTCATTGACATTGTGAAG GAACTAGGGGAGGGAGCGCAGCGAGGCTACCAGGCCCTCTTCACTGTAAATGAGATGGTCAACCTCTGTGACCCCTCTGACCCCAGCTCTTTCTCCAAAACACACAGTCTGGCTCACAATTTCTTCAACCAGCGGAATGGACAAAGCCAGCACACTGCCCATGCAATGGGTCACTGCCACATAGACTCAG CCTGGCTGTGGCCTTATGAAGAGACCATCCGCAAATGTGGCCGAAGTTGGGTGACAGTGATCCGTTTAATGGAGAAGAACCCAGAGTTTGTGTTTACTTGCTCTCAG GCCCAGCAGTTCCAGTGGGTAAAGACCTGGTACCCAGGACTCTTCTCCCAGATCCAGCATTTTGTGAAGAAAGGCCAGTTCATTCCAGTTGGAGGAACGTGGGTGGAAATG GATGGAAACCTGCCCTCAGGTGAGTCCATGGTCAGGCAGTTCCTGGAGGGTCAGCGCTTCTTTAGCCAAGAGTTTGGGATCCATTGCAAAGAG TTCTGGCTTCCAGATACATTCGGCTACTCTGCCCAACTTCCTCAGATAATGCAGGGTTGTGGCATTTCCAACTTTTTGACTCAGAAGCTGAGCTGGAACCTAGTCAACACCTTTCCT cacaacacatttttctggGAAGGTCTGGATGGATCCAAGGTTTTAACACACTTTCCACCGGGGAATTCCTATGAAATGAAGGGCAAGGTTGAAGAC CTTGTGAAAACAATGACGAATAACAAAGACAAAGGCAGAGCCAACCACAGTGCAGTGCTGTTTGGTTATGGTGACGGCGGCGGCGGACCCACACAGTTGATGATAGACAGGCTGCACCGGGTCCAGGACACGGATGGGCTACCCAG AGTCCAGACGTCTACTCCGGAAATGCTTTTCTCTCAGCTTCGCGCTGACTCCGCTCTGCTGTGCACTTGGACCGGAGAGCTCTTCCTTGAGCTGCACAATGGCACCTACACCACACAGGCACAG ATTAAACGAGGGAACCGCCAGTGTGAGACCCTCCTTCATGACGTGGAGATAGCCAGCAGTTTGGCGCTGTGTCgggaaaagacatttaaatatccTGTGGAGAAACTGCAGGAGCTCTGGAG gctgCTACTTCTGAACCAGTTCCATGATGTGATCCCTGGCAGCTGCATAGAGATGGTTGTGGAGGATGCACTCAGGCATTATGAAG ATATCCGTAGCGATGGCGGCGCACTGCTCCGTGATGCGTGTGGAGCACTGGGGTCCAAAGGGAACAGTGCTGGCGTGTTCAACTCTCTGCCATGGGAGCGCCACGAAGTCATCCAGATTCAAGATGAGGCTGGTAACCCTGATCTTG CTCTGGTGAGAGTTCCCAGTGTCGGTTTATCTCCTGTCAGAGACACACACCCTTTGGCTCCagtctctgtcactgtccag GCTGACGGCACCGTCGTCATGGAGAATGGGATTTTAGAGACTGTCGTAGCCAAAGATGGCACTTTGGCCTCCCTCTATTTGCTCAGTGCAAACAG AGAGGCCATCTCTGACAGCTGTCACGGGAACCAGTTTGTCATGTTCGATGACGTCCCCCTGTACTGGGATGCTTGGGATGTAATGGACTACCATCTTCAGACAAG GAAGCCAGTGCTGGAGGTGGTGCAGCCTGTTCATGTGGTGTCCTCAGGTGGTCTACGAGGCAGTGTAAGCTTCACCCTCAGGATCAGTGACAAAAGCACTATCACACAGGAGATTGTCATGGATGCCGTTTGTCCTTACATCAAATTCAACACAGAG GTGAAGTGGGCAGAGTCACACAAGTTTCTCAAGGTGGAATTCCCAGTGCGAGTGCGCAACCCCAATGCTACGTATGAGATCCAGTTCGGCCATCTGCAGAGACCCACACACCGGAACACTTCATGGGACTGGGCCAGATTTGAG GTTTGGGGTCACAAGTGGGCCGACTTCTCGGAGCACAACTTTGGAGTCGCACTGCTGAATGACTGCAAATACGGCTATTCAGTCCACAAGAACACAATGACGCTGTCCCT ACTGAGAGCACCTAAGGCCCCTGATGCCAATGCTGACATGGGGACTCACCGTTTCACCTATGCAATCATGCCACACACAG GATCCTTCCAAGACGCCTCTGTAATCCGGTGTGCGTACAACCTCAATTTCCCTCTGAGGTTAATCCAGTGCACTCCTGACGCTGTGCCCTGGAGTGCCTTTTCCGTCAGCACTGAAGCAGTCATCCTGGAAACCATTAAACAG GCAGAGGACCGGAAGGGGGCACTTGTAGTCCGACTCTTTGAGTCACATGGGAGCAGCGTGACCGCAACTCTCCGCGCCACCATTCCAGTGAGGGAGGCCTGGCA TTGTGACCTCTTGGAGAGACAGGACCCCACCAAGCCAGCATACATTATGTCAGAGGGAATCACTCTGAACTTTAGCCCCTTCCAAATTGTGTCACTTCTCCTCATCCTGTGA
- the neil1 gene encoding endonuclease 8-like 1 isoform X1, whose product MPEGPELHLASLYVNKVCDGVVFTGPVRKSEVSKSPDVPFICEAYRITAASRGKEVKLTLTPMKSDDPKPRVKAGHADQPVDVVFRFGMSGYFRFTAEDDLPKHAHLRFYSKEKPCRVLSFVDTRRFGSWQPNGTWQPDRGPCIMFEYKSFRENVMLHLSDRAFDRPICEVLLNQKYFNGIGNYLRAEILFRLNIPPFVPARSVLEGLGSEDLCERNKPVKHEIKHTKTSEGAKKRGVKGETGDLLRLCHTVPLEVVNLGGKGYDPEKADYSDFKAWLQCYYVDGMKSIRDHNGRTMWFKGDPGPMAPKDSKSPKVKKRLKKEDDHDYTDKKKLARSPSESKIKEKAVRQETAAKTQKKEKDVRPKEAGSKKKTQKAREVDTPPHENRANARRRKSSSAEPTAGELLIFSQMKQVFCIRGISF is encoded by the exons ATGCCCGAGGGACCGGAGCTCCACCTGGCCAGCCTTTACGTCAACAAAGTGTGTGATGGGGTGGTGTTTACTGGACCGGTCAGAAAATCTGAGGTCAGCAAGAGTCCTGACGTGCCCTTCATCTGTGAGGCATATCGCATCACAGCTGCTTCCAGAGGGAAGGAAGTGAAGCTCACACTGACACCCATGAAAAGTGATGATCCTAAACCGAGAGTGAAAGCAGGACACGCGGACCAGCCCGTGGACGTCGTCTTTCGCTTTGGGATGTCGGGCTATTTCCGTTTCACCGCAGAGGATGACCTGCCCAAACATGCCCATTTGCGTTTTTATTCCAAAGAGAAGCCCTGCAGGGTGCTGAGCTTTGTGGATACACGCAGGTTTGGCAGCTGGCAGCCCAATGGGACGTGGCAGCCCGACAGAGGGCCCTGCATCATGTTCGAGTACAAAAGCTTCAG GGAGAACGTCATGTTGCACTTGTCTGACCGTGCCTTTGACAGGCCCATCTGTGAAGTTCTGCTCAATCAGAAGTACTTCAATGGCATTGGGAACTATCTGAGGGCTGAAATCCTTTTCAG GTTGAACATTCCGCCCTTCGTGCCCGCCAGGAGCGTGCTGGAAGGCCTTGGCTCAGAAGATTTGTGTGAACGCAACAAGCCTGTGAAACATGagatcaaacacacaaag ACCTCAGAAGGCGCTAAAAAGAGAGGGGTGAAAGGGGAGACGGGTGACCTGCTCAGACTGTGTCATACAGTACCTCTGGAGGTGGTGAACCTGG GTGGAAAGGGCTACGATCCCGAGAAGGCAGACTACTCTGACTTCAAGGCATGGCTGCAGTGTTACTACGTGGATGGAATGAAATCTATCCGCGACCACAATGGCAGAACTATGTGGTTCAAG GGAGATCCAGGCCCCATGGCACCTAAAG ATTCAAAGTCACCCAAGGTAAAAAAGAGACTAAAGAAAGAAGATGACCACGATTacacagacaagaaaaag cTGGCCAGGAGTCCTTCTGAAagcaaaataaaggaaaaagcaGTCAGACAGGAAACTGCAGCCAAAAcgcaaaagaaagaaaaggatgtACGTCCGAAGGAAGCCGGATCCAAGAAAAAGACTCAAAAGGCTCGGGAAGTAGACACACCTCCTCATGAAAATAGAGCAAATGCACGtaggaggaagagcagcagtgcagagccAACTGCAGGTGAGCTCTTGATATTCTCTCAAATGAAACAAGTTTTTTGTATTAGGGGAATTTCGTTCTAA
- the neil1 gene encoding endonuclease 8-like 1 isoform X2: MPEGPELHLASLYVNKVCDGVVFTGPVRKSEVSKSPDVPFICEAYRITAASRGKEVKLTLTPMKSDDPKPRVKAGHADQPVDVVFRFGMSGYFRFTAEDDLPKHAHLRFYSKEKPCRVLSFVDTRRFGSWQPNGTWQPDRGPCIMFEYKSFRENVMLHLSDRAFDRPICEVLLNQKYFNGIGNYLRAEILFRLNIPPFVPARSVLEGLGSEDLCERNKPVKHEIKHTKTSEGAKKRGVKGETGDLLRLCHTVPLEVVNLGGKGYDPEKADYSDFKAWLQCYYVDGMKSIRDHNGRTMWFKGDPGPMAPKDSKSPKVKKRLKKEDDHDYTDKKKLARSPSESKIKEKAVRQETAAKTQKKEKDVRPKEAGSKKKTQKAREVDTPPHENRANARRRKSSSAEPTAGSQRRSSRITRNSSK, encoded by the exons ATGCCCGAGGGACCGGAGCTCCACCTGGCCAGCCTTTACGTCAACAAAGTGTGTGATGGGGTGGTGTTTACTGGACCGGTCAGAAAATCTGAGGTCAGCAAGAGTCCTGACGTGCCCTTCATCTGTGAGGCATATCGCATCACAGCTGCTTCCAGAGGGAAGGAAGTGAAGCTCACACTGACACCCATGAAAAGTGATGATCCTAAACCGAGAGTGAAAGCAGGACACGCGGACCAGCCCGTGGACGTCGTCTTTCGCTTTGGGATGTCGGGCTATTTCCGTTTCACCGCAGAGGATGACCTGCCCAAACATGCCCATTTGCGTTTTTATTCCAAAGAGAAGCCCTGCAGGGTGCTGAGCTTTGTGGATACACGCAGGTTTGGCAGCTGGCAGCCCAATGGGACGTGGCAGCCCGACAGAGGGCCCTGCATCATGTTCGAGTACAAAAGCTTCAG GGAGAACGTCATGTTGCACTTGTCTGACCGTGCCTTTGACAGGCCCATCTGTGAAGTTCTGCTCAATCAGAAGTACTTCAATGGCATTGGGAACTATCTGAGGGCTGAAATCCTTTTCAG GTTGAACATTCCGCCCTTCGTGCCCGCCAGGAGCGTGCTGGAAGGCCTTGGCTCAGAAGATTTGTGTGAACGCAACAAGCCTGTGAAACATGagatcaaacacacaaag ACCTCAGAAGGCGCTAAAAAGAGAGGGGTGAAAGGGGAGACGGGTGACCTGCTCAGACTGTGTCATACAGTACCTCTGGAGGTGGTGAACCTGG GTGGAAAGGGCTACGATCCCGAGAAGGCAGACTACTCTGACTTCAAGGCATGGCTGCAGTGTTACTACGTGGATGGAATGAAATCTATCCGCGACCACAATGGCAGAACTATGTGGTTCAAG GGAGATCCAGGCCCCATGGCACCTAAAG ATTCAAAGTCACCCAAGGTAAAAAAGAGACTAAAGAAAGAAGATGACCACGATTacacagacaagaaaaag cTGGCCAGGAGTCCTTCTGAAagcaaaataaaggaaaaagcaGTCAGACAGGAAACTGCAGCCAAAAcgcaaaagaaagaaaaggatgtACGTCCGAAGGAAGCCGGATCCAAGAAAAAGACTCAAAAGGCTCGGGAAGTAGACACACCTCCTCATGAAAATAGAGCAAATGCACGtaggaggaagagcagcagtgcagagccAACTGCAG GCTCACAGAGGCGGAGCAGCAGAATTaccagaaacagcagcaaataa